The following proteins are encoded in a genomic region of Ictalurus furcatus strain D&B chromosome 6, Billie_1.0, whole genome shotgun sequence:
- the LOC128609115 gene encoding cytochrome c oxidase assembly factor 5 — protein sequence MPQYYEDKEEDSRACAGIREDFKTCLLQHDCVVKEGKKPSECLKEGHCKGLQVSFFECKRSMLDTRSRFRGRKGY from the exons ATGCCACAATACTACGAAGATAAAGAGGAGGATTCTCGCGCTTGTGCCGGAATCAGAGAAGATTTTAAGACCTGTCTCCTTCAGCATGACTGCGTTGTAAAG GAAGGCAAAAAGCCCAGTGAGTGTCTGAAGGAGGGACACTGCAAAGGCCTGCAGGTTTCTTTCTTTGAATGTAAAAGATCAATG CTGGACACAAGATCTCGATTCAGAGGCAGAAAAGGCTACTAA
- the si:dkey-4e7.3 gene encoding inosine-uridine preferring nucleoside hydrolase, producing the protein MVKKLLVDVDCGVDDAQAIMMALAVPDVQILGITCVHGNTSVENVCRNVLRVLRVCDQMKIPVFRGASKPLLGDVLSASLFHGHDGLGDAPDPNAPGLELLQEERAASAIIRIVNEHPGEVSIVATAPLTNLALAVRLDPTLPQKLKGLYIMGGNTDARGNTTICGEFNFTADPEAAYIVLNEYLCPTYIASWEFTCLSKLPWEFCDDWLAQDTDKAHFMKKIFQHSMAMCENERITKELVSGAGFISCDSYAMAAAIDDTFIIEYDHKAVTVELTGEHTRGMMVVDHLEMLKTTHKAYILKKVDLEKFKVLMMNSLK; encoded by the exons ATGGTCAAGAAGTTGCTTGTAGATGTAGACTGTGGCGTGGACGATGCCCAGGCTATCATGATGGCTCTGGCTGTGCCGGATGTGCAGATCCTTGGGATCACCTGTGTTCATGGCAACACCTCTGTAGAGAATGTGTGCAGAAACGTCCTCCGTGTCCTGAGAGTCTGTGACCAGATGAAG ATTCCTGTATTCAGAGGGGCATCAAAGCCACTTCTTGGGGATGTTTTAAGTGCTTCGCTGTTTCATGGACATGATGGGCTTGGTGATGCTCCAGACCCCAATGCTCCTGGTCTGGAACtattacaggaggagagagcCGCGTCTGCCATCATCCGCATCGTCAATGAGCATCCAGGAGAG GTATCTATAGTGGCCACAGCTCCTTTGACAAACCTAGCATTGGCAGTAAGGTTGGATCCTACCTTGCCGCAGAAGCTGAAAGGCCTGTACATCATGGGAGGCAACACAGATG CTAGGGGGAACACTACTATATGCGGAGAATTCAACTTTACagcagaccctgaagcagcgtATATTGTACTGAATGAATACTTGTGCCCAACTTACATTGCCAGCTGGGAGTTCACTTGTCTCAGCAAATTGCCCTGG GAGTTCTGCGATGATTGGCTGGCCCAGGACACCGATAAAGCTCACTTCATGAAGAAGATCTTCCAGCACAGCATGGCCATGTGTGAAAATGAGAGGATTACTAAAGAGCTAGTATCAGGAGCAGGATTCATTTCTTGTGATTCTTATGCCATGGCCGCTGCCATCGATGACACGTTTATCATTGAGTATGACCATAAGGCTGTGACTGTAGAGCTCACTGGGGAACATACCAGGGGAATGATGGTGGTAGATCACCTTGAGATGCTTAAGACGACTCATAAAGCTTACATTTTGAAGAAGGTGGACTTAGAAAAGTTTAAGGTGCTAATGATGAACTCTTTGAAATGA